In uncultured Desulfuromonas sp., the genomic stretch GCTCCAACGAACGCTTCTCGCTGCCGACGTTGCAACGTCGTGCCAGTACACGGGATCTGGTGATGTTTTCCCAGGATCTTGCCGCCTTGCTGAATGCCGGTGTCCCCTTGCCGCGCAGTTTGAAAATCATTGCCGAACTGGTGGAAAAAAAGAGTTTTGAAGCGGTGATTGTCGATTTGCATGAACAGATCAAGCAGGGCAGCACGTTTTGGGAAGCCCTTGAAAGCCACCCGAACTGTTTTTCACCGGTGTTTGTCCATATGGTGAAGGCGGGTGAAGCCGGAGGTGTTCTTGACCGGGTTCTGGAGCGGTTGGGTAGCTATCTTGACGGGGTTCAGGAACTGAAGGAATACCTGCTTTCCGCCATGATGTATCCGCTGTTTCTTCTTGTTACGGCCATGGCTTCGGTGACGGTTCTGCTGACGGTTGTTGTGCCCAAGTTTTCCGTCATTTTCGGCGATATGGGCGTGGCGTTGCCGTTTTCGACCCGGGTCTTGCTCGGCATGGGAACTTTTCTCCAGAATTATTGGTGGGCGGTGCTTCTGGTGGTGATCGCCATGGTGGTGTCCATTCGGTTGTACTCCCGTTCTCAGACCGGGCGCAAACGGTTGGATCATTTGAAATTGTGTCTCCCCGGGCTCGGGTCTTTATTCAAGCGGATTGAAATTTCACGATTTTGCCGCACCTTTGGGACCTTGCTCACCAGTGGCATCCCTATCTTATCTTCCCTGCAGATGGTGCGGGGCGTGCTTGGCAATGTGGTGTTGAGCTCATCAGTGAAAAACGTCCACGCCGAGTTGAAACAGGGCGGGACTCTCTCTGAATCTCTGGCAGCGACCGGTTTTTTTCCGGCCATGGCCATCCAAATGATTGCCATCGGCGAGGAGACCGGACGCATGGATCAGATGCTGGTGCGCATAGCCGATATGTACGATCGGGAAATTCGTGTCACCATTAAATCGTTTACCTCGCTTTTTGAGCCGTTGATTATCTTGTTGATGGGATTGGTTATCGGCGCTATGGTCATCTCCATGCTGCTGGCGATTTTCAGCGTCAACGATATGGGATTTTAATGGATATTGATACATCAGCGGAATCTGTAACAGGCACGGATGCCTTGTGGCAAAAACCTCAACTTACTGTTTTACGGAGTGACGACATGGTACGACAACGTTGCACATCAGAGCAGGGTTTTACCCTGATTGAACTTTTGGTGGTTATGATTATTATCGGTCTGCTGGCTTCTCTGGTGGCGCCGAAAATGTTTAACAAAGTAGATAGCTCGAAGATCAAAACAGCCCGTGCTCAGATTGAATTGCTCGGAACCGCTCTAGATTCCTATCGACTTGACAATTCGATGTATCCAACCACTCAGCAGGGACTGGCTGTCTTGCGCACCCGTCCCGATGCAGTTAAAACCTGGGATGGTCCCTATTTACCCAAGGATATCCCGCTTGACCCTTGGGGAAACAGGTATGTGTACAAAGCTCCGGGTGAGCATAATGAGTACGACCTGACTTCCTATGGTGCGGACGGCAAAGTGGGTGGCGAGGATGATGCCGCCGATATTAACAGCTGGGAAAACTGATTCATTGCCCATATGGCTGTAAAGCGATCCCCCCATGGATTTACCCTCATCGAGCTGATCGTTGTCGTGTTGTTGATCAGCTTGAGTACTGCTCTGGTGATTGGCGTCAATTTTCGCCAAAGTGATAGCGTTCGTCTCAATGCCGCTGCGCGGGAGTTGCAGGCCTTCTTGCAACTTGCGCGCAGTCGGGCCATTTTTCTGAAGCAGAATAACCGCTGCTTTTATCAGTCATCGTCTCGTCAAATCTCAGCCGATCTGGCGTCGCATCCTTTTGTTCTGCCGCAAAGTGTCGAATTGATAGTGAATACTGTTGAGGGGGGCGGCATGAATGATACTGAAGCCAAACAGCCATTTCTTCTCTATTATGCCGACGGCTCAGCTGCAGGGCCGAAGATCTCTCTGGTCAATGCCGGTAAACGGATTGCCGTCACTATTGACCCCCTGCTTGGCTTTGTGTCGATGGAACCCGCTTCATTGAAGGATGGGGCCGGGAGCGAGCAATGAACAGGCCACGTCAGCCCCATCACGGGCAGGGGGGATTTTCCCTGATCGAAATGCTGGTGGCCGTTGTTCTGGTCGGAATGGTGCTGACGGTTTTTCTCCAGGTCTTTTCAGGCAGTATGCGTCTGTCACGCAAGAGCCGGGCAATGCTGGAGCACCACCTGCAGGCGGAAGCACTTTTTTCCCGTGTGTTGTTACAGGACGAGCGTGATGAATACTTCGCCTGGCAAGGGGAAAACGACATCGGCCGCTGGGAGATTGTTCTGCAGGAACTTGACACCGTTGTGCCCCTTGAGGAGCAGGATGAAATCACTCTGGCGCTGCCTTCAGAATTATTTATCGAAACCCTGACCTTTTATCCTGCCGCGACAACGACCAGCGTTGTTTTGCAGCAAATCAGACGCTGGCCCCTGAATCATTTCAGTGAAGATTTTCGCCTGCAAAATGTGCTGCCTGCTGCCGTGCAAGAGACCATCGAATGATTATGCTGTTTCAACAGATATTACATCGTTGCCGGCAAAAACAGGGCTTTACCCTGATTGAACTGCTGATCTCCATGACGATCATGGCGATGTTGATCACGGTGCTGTATCAGGCGTTTTCAACCGCCTCGCGGGTGTGGACAAAGCAGGAGTTGTTTGACGAAGCCCGTGCCCGACAGATGGCGACCAGTCGGCTGATCCGTTCGGACCTTCAACATTTGATCCCCTATCGTTATGTGGCCGAAAAAGGTGAATTTGATCTTTTTTCCATGGCTCCCAACGTTCTTTTTTACGTGACCAGTGAAGGATTTGGTGCCCGTGGCCGGGACCACTTCGGTCTTTTTTTCACGTGCTGCTTTCTCCAGCCTGAGGATGATGGGACACTGACATTGCGGCTGTTTAAAACGGCCTATCCTGAAGCAGATTTTCTTGACGTATTTGAACAGTTTCTCGACCAGTCGTTACAGGAACAACAAGCCTGGTCACCACCGCTTTTTCTGCGGGAGCACAGCGTCACGGTGATGTCTGAGCTGACCGAAGCCGGTTTCTTTGCTTTTTCTTTGCCCGTGTCCGGCGAGGATGCGGATTGGGATGAAGAAGAGCGTTTTTTTCAGCGACTGGCAGAACCGTTTGCATTGCATCGTGAGGTTCCGGAGGCAGTCTCTTTTACCTATCAGTTTGATCAGGCCTGGCACGATCTGCAGGTGGTCCCCTTTTGTCAGCCGGATCCGACGGCCAGTGATGAGGAGACAGAGCAGTGATTGGCCCATTCTGGTCAAAGCTTTTATCTGGCAGGATGTTGAACATGTCCCATTCTGTTGTACCAAGCCAGGGTCGACTTTGTGCCAGAACCACTAACAGTTTTTTAGGGGCATTAACGTCATCTTCAACTGGTAGTGCGCTGGTTGCCGTCCTGTGGATTTTACTGTTGTTGTCGGTGATGGCCTTGAGCTATGCTCGTACGACCAGGCTGCAGGCTCGTAGCGGGTTGACCCGAACCGAGATCTTGCGTGATCACTATCGTATGGCC encodes the following:
- a CDS encoding type II secretion system F family protein; its protein translation is MENCIYDYKAISPQGDVVTGQLQASSEAAAAMVLQQRGLTPLRIQADGSTAIQKKSRVKVKTAKPAAKSRSNERFSLPTLQRRASTRDLVMFSQDLAALLNAGVPLPRSLKIIAELVEKKSFEAVIVDLHEQIKQGSTFWEALESHPNCFSPVFVHMVKAGEAGGVLDRVLERLGSYLDGVQELKEYLLSAMMYPLFLLVTAMASVTVLLTVVVPKFSVIFGDMGVALPFSTRVLLGMGTFLQNYWWAVLLVVIAMVVSIRLYSRSQTGRKRLDHLKLCLPGLGSLFKRIEISRFCRTFGTLLTSGIPILSSLQMVRGVLGNVVLSSSVKNVHAELKQGGTLSESLAATGFFPAMAIQMIAIGEETGRMDQMLVRIADMYDREIRVTIKSFTSLFEPLIILLMGLVIGAMVISMLLAIFSVNDMGF
- the gspG gene encoding type II secretion system major pseudopilin GspG — encoded protein: MVRQRCTSEQGFTLIELLVVMIIIGLLASLVAPKMFNKVDSSKIKTARAQIELLGTALDSYRLDNSMYPTTQQGLAVLRTRPDAVKTWDGPYLPKDIPLDPWGNRYVYKAPGEHNEYDLTSYGADGKVGGEDDAADINSWEN
- a CDS encoding prepilin-type N-terminal cleavage/methylation domain-containing protein, with protein sequence MAVKRSPHGFTLIELIVVVLLISLSTALVIGVNFRQSDSVRLNAAARELQAFLQLARSRAIFLKQNNRCFYQSSSRQISADLASHPFVLPQSVELIVNTVEGGGMNDTEAKQPFLLYYADGSAAGPKISLVNAGKRIAVTIDPLLGFVSMEPASLKDGAGSEQ
- a CDS encoding type II secretion system protein; translation: MNRPRQPHHGQGGFSLIEMLVAVVLVGMVLTVFLQVFSGSMRLSRKSRAMLEHHLQAEALFSRVLLQDERDEYFAWQGENDIGRWEIVLQELDTVVPLEEQDEITLALPSELFIETLTFYPAATTTSVVLQQIRRWPLNHFSEDFRLQNVLPAAVQETIE
- a CDS encoding prepilin-type N-terminal cleavage/methylation domain-containing protein, which produces MIMLFQQILHRCRQKQGFTLIELLISMTIMAMLITVLYQAFSTASRVWTKQELFDEARARQMATSRLIRSDLQHLIPYRYVAEKGEFDLFSMAPNVLFYVTSEGFGARGRDHFGLFFTCCFLQPEDDGTLTLRLFKTAYPEADFLDVFEQFLDQSLQEQQAWSPPLFLREHSVTVMSELTEAGFFAFSLPVSGEDADWDEEERFFQRLAEPFALHREVPEAVSFTYQFDQAWHDLQVVPFCQPDPTASDEETEQ